A genomic region of Pristiophorus japonicus isolate sPriJap1 chromosome 22, sPriJap1.hap1, whole genome shotgun sequence contains the following coding sequences:
- the LOC139234670 gene encoding uncharacterized protein C10orf105-like, with protein MNSETRNGTTPTPSVLKLLLTTVEALHRTDPSAEKADPLPIVIALICIFLLLATCVSFIALCNPAGLDASRYGPYECMPYHRADSSEPRLKLWKRLDSLRRSVSGFRRTRSLAQPQQTFTGHGQVDHTDSDLTESTKM; from the coding sequence ATGAATTCGGAGACCAGGAACGGGACAACTCCAACGCCCAGCGTTCTTAAGCTGCTTCTGACCACGGTGGAGGCGTTGCACAGGACTGACCCATCGGCTGAAAAGGCAGACCCTCTGCCCATCGTCATCGCCTTAATCTGCATATTCCTGCTCTTGGCAACATGTGTGAGCTTCATCGCCCTGTGCAACCCGGCGGGGTTGGACGCTTCACGCTACGGCCCCTACGAGTGCATGCCGTACCACAGGGCCGACTCCAGCGAGCCTCGGCTCAAGCTGTGGAAGCGTTTAGACTCCTTGCGCCGCTCGGTGAGCGGTTTCAGGCGGACTCGCTCCCTCGCTCAACCGCAGCAAACTTTCACAGGTCACGGCCAGGTGGACCACACTGATTCAGACCTCACAGAATCAACCAAAATGTAA